A section of the Pseudomonas sp. FP453 genome encodes:
- a CDS encoding ABC transporter permease → MNEFLNLQGYGPMLAQGAWMTLKLSFLALALSLVLGLIAAGAKLSRAKWLRVPATLYTTLIRSVPDLVLILLIFYSLQLWLNDLSEMAGWDYFEIDPFTAGVVTLGFIYGAYFTENFRGAILSVPAGQLEAATAYGLSRWQRFHLVLFPQLMRFALPGLGNNWLVLLKSTALVSIIGLSDLVKAAQNAGKTTNEPLYFLILAGLVYLVITTLSNRIFKRLERRYNLGIKGMAR, encoded by the coding sequence ATGAACGAATTCCTAAACCTGCAGGGCTACGGCCCCATGCTCGCCCAAGGCGCGTGGATGACGCTCAAGCTGTCGTTCCTCGCCCTGGCCCTGAGCCTCGTCCTGGGCCTGATCGCCGCCGGTGCCAAGCTGTCCCGCGCGAAATGGCTGCGGGTGCCGGCCACGCTGTACACCACGCTAATCCGCAGCGTGCCGGACCTGGTGCTGATCCTGCTGATCTTCTACAGCCTGCAACTGTGGCTCAACGACCTCAGCGAAATGGCCGGCTGGGACTACTTTGAAATCGACCCGTTCACCGCTGGCGTGGTGACCCTGGGCTTTATCTACGGCGCGTATTTCACCGAGAACTTCCGTGGCGCGATCCTCAGCGTGCCCGCCGGCCAATTGGAGGCGGCCACCGCCTACGGCCTGAGCCGCTGGCAGCGTTTCCACCTGGTGCTGTTCCCGCAACTGATGCGCTTTGCCCTGCCGGGCCTGGGCAATAACTGGCTGGTGTTGCTCAAGTCCACCGCGCTGGTGTCGATCATCGGCCTGTCGGACCTGGTCAAGGCCGCGCAGAACGCCGGCAAGACCACCAACGAGCCGCTGTATTTCCTGATCCTCGCGGGCCTGGTGTACCTGGTGATCACCACCCTCTCCAACCGCATCTTCAAGCGCCTCGAACGGCGCTACAACCTCGGCATCAAGGGGATGGCGCGATGA
- a CDS encoding ABC transporter permease, which yields MIELFQQYGLAYLFSDGAGLSGVAMTLWLFIVSVVLGFCLSIPLALARVSEHFWLRWPVEVYTYLFRGTPLYIQLLICYTGLYSLEVVQDNALLNQFFRNALNCTLLAFVLNTCAYTVEIFAGAIRNIPHGEIEAARAYGLHGWRLNLFVVVPAALRRALPAYSNEMILMLHATSLAFTATVADILKVARDANAETFLTFQAFGIAALLYMLLSFALVGLFRLAERRWMRFLVPTRG from the coding sequence ATGATCGAACTGTTCCAGCAATACGGCCTGGCCTACCTGTTCAGCGATGGCGCGGGTTTGTCCGGCGTGGCCATGACATTGTGGCTGTTCATCGTCTCGGTGGTGCTTGGGTTTTGCCTGTCGATCCCGTTGGCGCTGGCGCGGGTGTCCGAGCACTTCTGGTTGCGCTGGCCGGTGGAGGTCTACACCTACCTGTTCCGCGGCACGCCGCTGTATATCCAACTGCTGATTTGCTACACCGGGCTGTACAGCCTGGAGGTGGTGCAGGACAACGCCCTGCTCAACCAGTTTTTCCGCAATGCGCTGAACTGCACCCTGCTGGCGTTTGTGCTGAACACCTGCGCCTACACCGTGGAAATCTTCGCCGGGGCGATCCGCAATATCCCCCACGGCGAAATCGAAGCGGCCCGCGCCTACGGCCTGCACGGCTGGCGGCTGAACCTGTTCGTCGTGGTGCCCGCCGCTCTGCGCCGTGCGTTACCGGCCTACAGCAATGAAATGATCCTGATGCTGCACGCCACCTCCCTGGCGTTTACCGCCACCGTCGCCGACATCCTCAAGGTGGCCCGCGACGCGAATGCCGAGACGTTCCTCACGTTCCAGGCGTTTGGCATCGCCGCCCTGCTGTACATGCTGCTGTCCTTTGCACTGGTGGGCCTGTTCCGACTGGCCGAACGTCGCTGGATGCGTTTTCTTGTTCCTACCCGAGGCTAA
- a CDS encoding ABC transporter ATP-binding protein, giving the protein MNQSAQALAAYPIDTPAANTSTAAVKLQVEGIHKRYGDHEVLKGVSVNARNGDVISLIGASGSGKSTMLRCINFLEQPDAGVITLDGISIEMQPGRAGTRAPHQAQLQNLRTRLAMVFQHFNLWSHMTVLENITMAPRRVLGVSAAEAEKRARMYLDKVGLPGRVADQYPAFLSGGQQQRVAIARALAMEPEIILFDEPTSALDPELVGEVLKVIQTLAEEGRTMLMVTHEMGFARQVSSQVLFLHQGRVEEQGGAEILDHPNSERLQQFLSNRLK; this is encoded by the coding sequence ATGAATCAGTCCGCGCAGGCCCTGGCCGCATACCCCATTGATACACCCGCTGCCAACACCAGCACCGCCGCCGTCAAGCTGCAGGTCGAAGGCATCCACAAACGCTACGGCGACCACGAAGTGCTCAAGGGCGTGTCCGTGAATGCGCGCAATGGCGATGTGATCAGCCTGATCGGCGCCAGCGGCTCGGGCAAAAGCACGATGCTGCGCTGCATCAACTTTCTCGAACAACCGGACGCCGGGGTCATCACCCTCGACGGCATCAGCATCGAAATGCAGCCCGGCCGCGCCGGCACCCGCGCGCCGCACCAGGCCCAACTGCAAAACCTGCGCACACGCCTGGCCATGGTGTTCCAGCACTTCAACCTGTGGAGCCACATGACCGTGCTGGAAAACATCACCATGGCCCCGCGCCGGGTGTTGGGCGTCAGCGCCGCCGAGGCGGAAAAACGCGCGCGGATGTATTTGGACAAGGTCGGCCTGCCGGGCCGCGTGGCCGATCAGTACCCGGCGTTCCTGTCCGGCGGGCAACAGCAGCGCGTGGCGATTGCCCGTGCCCTGGCCATGGAACCGGAGATCATCCTGTTCGATGAACCGACCTCCGCCCTTGACCCGGAACTTGTAGGAGAAGTCCTCAAAGTCATACAGACGTTGGCCGAGGAAGGTCGTACCATGCTGATGGTCACCCACGAGATGGGCTTTGCCCGCCAGGTGTCCAGCCAAGTGCTGTTCTTGCATCAGGGCCGGGTCGAGGAACAAGGCGGTGCCGAGATCCTTGACCATCCCAACAGCGAGCGCTTGCAGCAATTTCTTTCCAATCGTCTGAAGTGA
- a CDS encoding Lrp/AsnC family transcriptional regulator: MDTKANGPHSSPALDRIDEAIIEVLRHQGRITYEKLSSLVHLTPRPCLERVRKLERRGVIRGYGAIIDVQMVSPGLSLLVLVALSNQSGRSAQKAFEACVKACPQVFECQLISGPFDYSLRMRCRDMEHYRVLTETWLNNDELHIDKLVAHPELAVVKNTATELA; the protein is encoded by the coding sequence ATGGATACCAAGGCCAACGGACCCCATTCTTCCCCTGCGCTGGATCGCATCGATGAAGCCATCATCGAAGTGCTGCGCCACCAGGGGCGTATCACCTACGAAAAGCTCTCGTCGCTGGTGCACCTCACCCCCAGGCCCTGCCTGGAGCGCGTGCGCAAGCTGGAGCGCCGCGGGGTGATTCGCGGGTACGGGGCGATCATCGATGTGCAGATGGTCTCGCCGGGGTTGTCCTTGCTGGTGCTGGTGGCCTTGTCCAACCAGAGCGGGCGCTCGGCGCAAAAGGCCTTTGAAGCCTGCGTCAAAGCCTGCCCGCAGGTGTTCGAATGCCAGCTGATCAGCGGGCCGTTCGACTACAGCCTGCGCATGCGTTGCCGCGACATGGAGCATTACCGGGTGCTGACGGAGACCTGGTTGAACAATGACGAGTTGCATATTGATAAGTTGGTGGCGCATCCGGAGTTGGCGGTCGTCAAGAACACCGCGACCGAGCTGGCCTGA
- a CDS encoding TIGR03915 family putative DNA repair protein has product MISLECDNLFSTWREQARWLLSHQVDPSQVSWGEAEVADLFATDVAIPEGLGPFQTRVPKALLELLESAACYHGEQRWSLLYEVLWRVSHGDRTAMLAGDKLGSELQRRIKQVHREAHHLHAFVRFIALPPEAGAELPEYVAWHEPAHDILRSASEHFVGRMGRHRWMIATPLDGVYYDGEQLIHQRECPEAWRQLAQNVEDPHSAMWLTYYSHIFNPARLNPKVMEGHLPSRFWKNLPEGKLIPGLISEARTGKQKDGQARLIGAKPGKRIANPINVGAGLPAMAVGQLNQV; this is encoded by the coding sequence ATGATCAGCCTGGAATGCGACAACCTCTTCAGCACCTGGCGCGAACAGGCGCGCTGGCTGCTCAGCCATCAGGTCGATCCCAGCCAGGTGAGCTGGGGCGAGGCCGAGGTGGCGGACCTGTTTGCCACCGATGTGGCGATCCCGGAAGGGCTGGGGCCGTTCCAGACGCGGGTGCCGAAGGCGTTGCTGGAATTGCTGGAATCGGCCGCCTGTTATCACGGCGAGCAGCGTTGGAGCCTGTTGTATGAAGTGCTGTGGCGCGTCAGTCATGGCGACCGTACGGCGATGTTGGCGGGGGACAAATTGGGCAGCGAGTTGCAGCGGCGGATCAAGCAGGTCCACCGCGAGGCGCATCACCTGCATGCGTTTGTGCGGTTTATTGCGTTGCCCCCGGAAGCGGGCGCCGAGTTGCCGGAGTATGTGGCGTGGCATGAGCCGGCCCACGATATCCTGCGGTCTGCGAGCGAGCATTTTGTCGGGCGCATGGGCCGCCATCGCTGGATGATCGCCACGCCGTTGGACGGGGTGTATTACGACGGAGAGCAGCTCATTCATCAGCGTGAGTGCCCCGAGGCGTGGCGGCAGTTGGCGCAGAATGTCGAGGACCCCCACAGCGCGATGTGGTTGACCTACTACAGCCATATCTTCAATCCGGCGCGGTTGAATCCCAAGGTGATGGAAGGGCACTTGCCGAGCCGGTTCTGGAAGAACCTGCCGGAGGGCAAGTTGATCCCGGGGTTGATCAGCGAGGCGCGGACGGGGAAGCAGAAGGATGGGCAGGCCAGGCTGATTGGCGCCAAACCGGGTAAAAGAATTGCGAACCCGATCAATGTGGGAGCTGGCTTGCCTGCGATGGCGGTGGGCCAGTTAAATCAGGTGTGA
- a CDS encoding putative DNA modification/repair radical SAM protein, with protein sequence MQLIEKLSILADAAKYDASCASSGAPKRSSEGKAGLGSTDGMGICHSYTPDGRCVSLLKVLLTNFCLYDCQYCVNRRSSDVPRARFSPEEVVSLTLDFYRRNCVSGLFLSSGIIRSSDYTMEQLVRVAKLLREEHDFRGYIHLKTIPDADPALIAEAGRYADRLSVNLELPTEASLQTLAPEKTVVSIKQAMQTIYTGEQTVLNEPRAPRFAPAGQSTQLIIGADDTDDSTILHGAEALYGSFKLRRVYYSAFSPIPNSPKSVPLAAPPLMREHRLYQADFLLRSYGFSANELFAGPGHLALDIDPKLAWALEHRDVFPLDLNRAEPTLIARIPGIGLRTTQRLVDLRRERKIRFEDLARMRCVLAKAKPFFITSDYHPQQAESTSVLLREQLRDRPQPQQMGLWG encoded by the coding sequence ATGCAGTTGATCGAAAAACTCAGCATCCTTGCCGACGCCGCCAAGTACGACGCGTCCTGCGCCAGCAGCGGCGCGCCCAAGCGCAGCTCCGAGGGCAAGGCCGGGCTGGGCTCCACCGATGGCATGGGCATCTGCCACAGCTACACGCCGGACGGGCGCTGCGTATCGTTGCTCAAGGTGTTGCTCACCAACTTCTGTCTCTACGACTGCCAATACTGCGTCAACCGCCGCTCCAGCGACGTGCCCCGTGCGCGCTTCAGCCCGGAGGAGGTGGTCAGCCTGACCCTGGATTTCTACCGGCGCAATTGCGTCAGCGGGCTGTTTCTCAGCTCCGGCATCATCCGCTCGTCCGACTACACCATGGAGCAGTTGGTGCGCGTGGCCAAGCTGCTGCGTGAAGAACATGACTTTCGCGGCTATATCCACCTCAAGACCATTCCCGATGCCGACCCGGCGCTGATTGCCGAGGCCGGGCGTTATGCCGACCGATTGAGTGTGAACCTTGAATTGCCCACCGAGGCCAGCCTGCAAACCTTGGCGCCGGAAAAAACCGTCGTCTCGATCAAGCAGGCCATGCAGACCATCTACACCGGCGAACAGACGGTGCTCAATGAGCCACGCGCGCCGCGTTTCGCCCCGGCCGGGCAAAGCACCCAATTGATCATTGGCGCCGACGACACCGACGACAGCACCATCCTCCACGGTGCCGAGGCGTTGTACGGCAGTTTCAAGCTGCGCCGCGTGTACTACTCGGCGTTCAGCCCCATCCCCAACAGCCCGAAAAGCGTGCCGCTCGCCGCGCCGCCGCTGATGCGCGAGCACCGCTTGTACCAGGCCGACTTCCTGTTGCGCAGCTACGGCTTCAGCGCCAACGAACTGTTTGCAGGCCCCGGCCACCTGGCGCTGGATATCGACCCCAAGCTGGCCTGGGCGCTGGAACACCGCGACGTGTTCCCGTTGGACCTGAACCGCGCCGAACCGACCCTGATCGCGCGCATTCCTGGCATCGGCCTGCGCACCACCCAGCGCCTGGTGGACCTGCGCCGCGAACGCAAGATCCGCTTCGAAGACCTGGCGCGCATGCGCTGCGTACTGGCCAAGGCCAAGCCGTTTTTCATCACCAGCGACTACCACCCGCAACAGGCAGAGAGCACCAGCGTGCTGTTGCGCGAACAACTGCGCGACCGCCCGCAACCGCAGCAAATGGGGCTGTGGGGATGA
- a CDS encoding lysine N(6)-hydroxylase/L-ornithine N(5)-oxygenase family protein, translating into MTQAIASPAVHDLIGIGFGPSNLALAIALQEREKAQGKLDVLFLDKQADYRWHGNTLVTQSELQISFLKDLVTLRNPTSPYSFVNYLKAHDRLVDFINLGTFYPCRMEYNDYLRWVAGQFQAQAHYGEEVLAIEPILHQQQVEALRVISRDALGEQHVRTTRSVVVSAGGTPRIPEAFKALKGDSRVFHHSQYLERMAQQPCVDGKAMRIAIIGGGQSAAEAFIDLNDSFPSVQVDMILRGSALKPADDSPFVNEVFSPAFTDLVFQQVGAERERLVAEYQNTNYSVVDLDLIERIYGIFYRQKVSGIARQAFRTMTVVEKATPGPLGIELALRNNANGETSVSHYDAVILATGYERQTHRALLAPLEAYMGDFEVARDYRIVTDERCKAGIYIQGFSQASHGLSDTLLSVLPIRADEIAASLYEHDRSRGKGRSVQDLLLATAS; encoded by the coding sequence ATGACACAGGCAATTGCTTCGCCCGCGGTTCACGACCTGATCGGTATCGGTTTCGGCCCTTCGAACCTGGCGCTGGCCATCGCCCTCCAGGAGCGCGAGAAAGCCCAGGGCAAACTGGACGTGCTGTTTCTCGACAAGCAAGCCGACTACCGCTGGCACGGCAATACCCTGGTGACCCAGAGTGAACTGCAGATTTCCTTCCTCAAGGACCTGGTCACCCTGCGCAACCCCACCAGCCCGTATTCCTTCGTCAATTACCTGAAAGCCCACGACCGTTTGGTGGATTTCATCAACCTGGGCACCTTTTATCCGTGCCGCATGGAGTACAACGACTACCTGCGCTGGGTCGCCGGGCAGTTCCAGGCCCAGGCCCATTACGGCGAGGAAGTGCTGGCCATCGAGCCGATCCTGCATCAACAACAGGTTGAAGCGCTGCGCGTGATCTCCCGCGATGCGCTGGGCGAACAGCATGTGCGCACCACCCGTTCGGTGGTGGTCAGCGCCGGTGGCACGCCGCGCATTCCCGAGGCGTTCAAGGCACTCAAGGGCGACAGCCGGGTGTTCCACCACTCCCAATACCTGGAACGCATGGCCCAGCAGCCGTGCGTCGACGGCAAGGCGATGCGCATCGCGATCATCGGCGGCGGGCAGAGCGCGGCCGAGGCGTTTATCGACCTCAACGACAGCTTTCCGTCGGTGCAAGTCGACATGATCCTGCGCGGTTCGGCGCTCAAGCCGGCGGATGACAGCCCGTTCGTCAATGAAGTGTTCTCGCCGGCCTTCACCGACTTGGTGTTCCAGCAAGTCGGCGCCGAGCGCGAGCGCCTGGTGGCCGAGTACCAGAACACCAACTATTCGGTGGTGGACCTGGACCTGATCGAACGCATCTACGGCATCTTCTATCGCCAGAAAGTCTCCGGCATCGCCCGCCAGGCGTTCCGCACCATGACCGTGGTGGAGAAAGCCACGCCAGGCCCGCTGGGCATCGAGCTGGCGCTGCGCAACAACGCCAACGGCGAAACCAGCGTGAGCCATTACGACGCGGTGATCCTCGCCACCGGCTACGAGCGCCAGACCCACCGCGCCCTGCTGGCGCCGCTGGAAGCCTATATGGGCGACTTCGAAGTGGCCCGCGACTACCGCATCGTCACTGACGAGCGTTGCAAGGCCGGCATCTACATCCAGGGTTTCAGCCAGGCCAGCCATGGTTTGAGCGATACGTTGCTGTCGGTACTGCCGATTCGCGCGGATGAGATTGCAGCGTCGCTGTATGAGCATGACCGCAGCCGGGGCAAGGGGCGTTCGGTGCAGGACCTGCTACTCGCTACTGCGAGCTGA
- a CDS encoding sigma-70 family RNA polymerase sigma factor: MLENYYRELVCFLNAKLGNRQVAEDVVHDAYVRVLERSSDTPIEQPRAFLYRTALNLVIDGHRRNAARQNEPLEVLDAEERFSTYSPHASHDHSQRLAMVERALAELPAACRDSFLLRKLDGLSHPQIADRLGISRSLVEKHIVNAMKHCRVRMREWEGY, translated from the coding sequence ATGTTGGAAAACTACTATCGTGAGCTGGTGTGTTTCCTCAACGCCAAGCTGGGCAACCGTCAGGTGGCCGAAGATGTGGTGCATGACGCTTATGTGCGGGTGCTGGAGCGCTCCAGCGACACGCCGATCGAGCAACCCCGCGCGTTTTTGTACCGCACCGCGCTGAACCTGGTGATCGACGGGCACCGGCGCAACGCGGCGCGCCAGAACGAACCCCTGGAAGTGCTGGACGCCGAAGAGCGCTTCTCCACCTATTCGCCCCACGCCAGCCACGACCACAGCCAGCGCCTGGCCATGGTCGAGCGCGCCCTGGCGGAACTGCCGGCGGCCTGCCGCGACAGTTTCCTGCTGCGCAAGCTCGATGGCCTGTCCCACCCGCAAATCGCTGATCGCCTGGGCATTTCCCGCAGTCTCGTGGAAAAGCACATCGTCAACGCGATGAAGCACTGCCGGGTGCGGATGCGCGAGTGGGAAGGGTACTGA
- a CDS encoding efflux RND transporter periplasmic adaptor subunit: MKRSRPARRALLVIACLIPLLGVAAWQVLPPGRDTLATVTVTRGNIENSVTALGTLQPRRYVDVGAQASGQIQKIHVEAGDHVKEGQLLVEIDPSTQKAKLDASRYAIENLKAQLQEQKALHALAQQKHQRQQRLEAGNATREEDVQTAKAELSATQARVAMFQAQILEAQARLRSDEAELGYTRIYAPMDGTVVAVDARVGQTLNNQQQTPLILRIAKLSPMTVWAEVSEADIGHVKPGMTAYFTTLSGGNRRWTSTVRQILPIPPKPLNETQGSGSPSSAGKTGTGRVVLYTVLLDVDNTDNTLMAEMTAQVFFVASQVKDALTAPVAALQGSHNADTQIARVVAKNGSIEEREVRLGISDRLRVEVLQGLNEGDHLLIGPADGNGG; encoded by the coding sequence ATGAAACGCTCTCGACCTGCCCGACGCGCGCTGCTGGTGATCGCGTGCCTGATTCCCCTGCTCGGCGTTGCGGCCTGGCAGGTGTTGCCTCCGGGCCGCGACACCCTGGCCACCGTCACCGTGACCCGCGGCAACATTGAAAACAGCGTCACCGCCCTGGGCACCCTGCAACCGCGCCGCTATGTGGACGTGGGCGCCCAGGCGTCCGGGCAGATCCAGAAGATCCACGTCGAGGCCGGCGACCACGTCAAGGAAGGCCAGTTGCTGGTGGAAATCGACCCGTCCACGCAAAAAGCCAAGCTCGACGCCAGCCGATACGCCATCGAAAACCTCAAGGCGCAGTTGCAGGAACAAAAAGCCCTGCACGCCCTGGCGCAGCAGAAGCACCAGCGCCAGCAACGCCTGGAAGCCGGCAACGCGACCCGCGAAGAAGACGTGCAAACCGCCAAGGCCGAACTGAGCGCCACCCAGGCGCGGGTCGCGATGTTCCAGGCGCAGATCCTCGAAGCCCAGGCCCGCCTGCGCAGCGACGAGGCCGAGTTGGGCTACACGCGCATCTATGCGCCCATGGACGGCACCGTGGTCGCGGTGGACGCCCGTGTCGGCCAGACCCTCAACAACCAGCAGCAGACCCCGCTGATCCTGCGCATCGCCAAGCTGTCGCCGATGACCGTGTGGGCCGAAGTCTCGGAAGCCGATATCGGCCACGTCAAACCGGGGATGACCGCGTATTTCACCACCCTCAGCGGCGGCAACCGGCGCTGGACCAGCACGGTGCGGCAGATCCTGCCGATCCCGCCCAAGCCCCTGAACGAAACCCAAGGCAGCGGCAGCCCGAGCAGCGCCGGCAAGACCGGCACCGGCCGCGTGGTGCTGTACACCGTGCTGCTGGACGTGGACAACACCGACAACACGCTGATGGCCGAGATGACCGCCCAGGTGTTTTTTGTCGCCAGCCAGGTCAAGGACGCCCTCACCGCCCCGGTGGCCGCGCTGCAAGGCAGCCACAACGCCGACACGCAGATCGCTCGCGTGGTCGCCAAGAACGGCAGCATCGAGGAACGTGAAGTGCGCCTGGGCATCAGCGACCGCCTGCGCGTCGAGGTGCTGCAAGGCTTGAACGAAGGCGATCACCTGCTGATCGGCCCGGCTGACGGCAACGGGGGTTGA
- a CDS encoding MacB family efflux pump subunit, whose protein sequence is MATPLIELKNIRKSYGGGDSPQVDVLRGIDLSIHAGEFVAIVGASGSGKSTLMNILGCLDRPTAGDYLFAGENVAHLDGDALAWLRREAFGFVFQGYHLIPSGSAQENVEMPAIYAGISATERHARAKALLTRLGLADRTANRPHQLSGGQQQRVSIARALMNGGHIILADEPTGALDSHSGAEVMILLDELASQGHVVILITHDREVAARANRIIEIRDGLIISDSANDPSYVPAIANSDALQAVDLRQRLADGAEHNGAWKAELVDAVQAAWRVMWINKFRTALTLLGIIIGVASVVVMLAVGEGSKRQVMAQMGAFGSNIIYLSGSSPNPRTPLGIVTLNDVAALAALPQVKRIMPVNGSDAGIRFGNLDYLAYVGGNDINFPDIFNWPVVEGSYFTEADERAGATVAVIGHRIREKLFKDVPTPIGQYILIENVPFQVIGVLAEKGSSSGNKDSDDRVAIPYTAASVRLFGTYNPEYVAIAAADARKVHEAEQAIDQLMLKLHNGKRDYQLTNNAAMIQAEARTQNTLSLMLGSIAAISLLVGGIGVMNIMLMTVRERTREIGIRMATGARQRDILRQFLTEAVMLSVVGGLFGIALALLVGGVLVLAEVAVQFSLVAVLGAFGCALVTGVIFGFMPARKAARLDPVKALTSE, encoded by the coding sequence TTGGCCACGCCCCTGATCGAACTCAAGAACATCCGCAAATCCTACGGCGGCGGCGACAGCCCGCAGGTCGATGTGTTGCGCGGCATCGACCTGTCGATCCACGCCGGCGAGTTTGTCGCGATTGTCGGCGCGTCCGGCTCTGGCAAGTCGACGCTGATGAATATCCTCGGCTGCCTCGACCGCCCCACCGCAGGCGACTACCTGTTCGCCGGGGAAAATGTCGCCCACCTGGACGGCGACGCGCTGGCCTGGCTGCGCCGGGAAGCCTTCGGGTTTGTGTTCCAGGGCTACCACCTGATCCCGTCGGGCTCGGCCCAGGAAAACGTCGAGATGCCGGCCATCTACGCCGGCATCAGCGCCACTGAGCGCCACGCCCGCGCCAAGGCCCTGCTCACGCGCCTGGGCCTGGCCGACCGCACGGCCAATCGCCCGCACCAGCTTTCCGGCGGCCAGCAGCAACGCGTATCGATTGCCCGCGCGCTGATGAACGGCGGCCATATCATCCTCGCCGACGAACCCACCGGCGCCCTCGACAGCCACAGCGGCGCCGAGGTGATGATCCTGCTCGACGAGCTGGCTAGCCAGGGCCACGTGGTCATCCTGATCACCCACGACCGCGAAGTGGCGGCGCGGGCCAACCGCATCATCGAGATCCGCGACGGCCTGATCATCAGCGATTCGGCCAACGATCCCAGCTACGTGCCGGCTATCGCCAACAGCGACGCCCTGCAAGCCGTGGACCTGCGCCAGCGCCTGGCCGACGGCGCCGAGCACAACGGCGCCTGGAAAGCCGAACTGGTGGACGCGGTGCAGGCCGCCTGGCGGGTGATGTGGATCAACAAGTTCCGCACCGCCCTGACCTTGCTGGGGATCATCATCGGCGTGGCCTCGGTGGTGGTGATGCTCGCGGTGGGCGAAGGCAGCAAGCGCCAGGTCATGGCACAGATGGGCGCGTTTGGCTCCAACATCATTTACCTCAGCGGTTCCTCGCCCAACCCGCGCACGCCGTTGGGCATCGTCACCCTCAACGATGTGGCGGCGCTGGCGGCGTTGCCGCAGGTCAAGCGCATCATGCCGGTCAACGGCAGCGACGCGGGGATTCGCTTTGGCAACCTCGACTACCTGGCGTATGTGGGCGGCAACGACATCAATTTCCCGGACATCTTCAACTGGCCAGTGGTCGAGGGCAGTTACTTCACCGAGGCGGATGAACGCGCCGGCGCCACCGTTGCGGTGATCGGTCATCGTATCCGCGAGAAACTGTTCAAGGACGTGCCGACGCCCATCGGCCAATACATCCTCATCGAAAACGTGCCGTTCCAGGTGATCGGCGTGCTCGCGGAAAAGGGCTCCAGCTCTGGCAACAAGGACAGCGACGACCGCGTCGCCATCCCCTACACCGCCGCCAGCGTGCGCCTGTTCGGTACCTACAACCCGGAATACGTGGCGATTGCCGCCGCCGATGCGCGCAAGGTCCACGAGGCTGAACAGGCCATCGACCAGTTGATGCTCAAGCTGCACAACGGCAAGCGCGACTACCAGTTGACCAACAACGCCGCGATGATCCAGGCCGAGGCGCGCACGCAGAACACGCTGTCGCTGATGCTTGGTTCGATTGCCGCGATCTCGCTGCTGGTGGGCGGCATTGGCGTGATGAACATCATGCTGATGACCGTGCGCGAACGCACCCGTGAAATCGGTATCCGCATGGCCACCGGGGCGCGCCAGCGCGACATCCTGCGCCAGTTCCTCACCGAGGCGGTGATGCTTTCGGTGGTGGGCGGCCTGTTCGGCATCGCCCTCGCCTTGCTGGTGGGTGGCGTGCTGGTGCTGGCCGAAGTGGCGGTGCAGTTTTCCCTGGTGGCGGTGCTCGGCGCGTTTGGCTGTGCGCTGGTCACCGGTGTCATCTTCGGCTTTATGCCGGCCCGTAAAGCTGCCCGGCTCGATCCGGTTAAGGCGTTGACCAGTGAATAA